CAACAGGCCTAACTAAAAAGTAGCCCAGGTTTGTGGAgacaaactgttgggcgtacagattcgtctgctcaaccataagattgacaaagtcgtcactgaaactAAAAattgtccatttcagtgaacccaacTATGTCAATTTTGATTCCTTAGTCGCCAACAAagtcaggaatcacaggctcgtggtccagacaaggcaccagtaaacttggcttcGGGGTTtgaccagggggactcatactagcatgaggcacagggtcaggagcagaggaggtttgctgcCTCACTTGGTGGCATCTCCactgccttggtggctcatcatcactagatgatgaggaggattagGAAGAAAGAAGGATGGTgaggtcttcctcgtcctctgtggtgctttcagtgtcggaggcaagtaagacatatgcctcctccgctgtaAACGCCCTGCGAGCCATTTCCCCACTCTAattggggtgtgtgtgtatgtgtgggggaaaactttattggtgtatgtgctgcttGTAGTGTGGTGCTTGACTACCTGCCCtaccctaaccctccctaacccaCCACCTAAgtgaagaaaaatataaaatgaaactaaactaaaaaaaagtgtttacctaatcaatggtgtgcgcactgattagtgcTTGGTAGTGGCAGGGGggcacagaagtcagtgggggggtccggccactcagccaagaacagtggctggtggcacgtacacagacccccacacaaaaattttgaataaaaaaaaccaaaacccccccaaaaaagcaccctcctgaaccccaaaaaaatgctgatcagtgataaatcactgacagcggtgggggcAGGCTGAACACACAGGTAcgggtccgtccacacagcacaggcctgctactggtggcacggatcgCCTAACTGATTCAAAAAAGACACTTATAATACCCGAAAAAgtgcctgcaccacaaaaaaaaaaaacactgaccaGTACAAtggggactgatcagcggtgggtgggctttagctaacaggTGGCCGTCCCACCTCTTTTATACAGAAGAGGATCAGCCACACAGTTAGCAAAAAAAAGGTCTGTgcccacccccccccaaaaaaaaataccaggcgcagaccgcagcgaccctgtaGAGCCCAGGTCAggcagctaaaggtgctgcggacccgcggacacctacagatggtacaccgaaaaaaaaaaaaaaaataactaaagctgtccctgcaatctaatgtgccaagGGGCACAGAAAGGGGTGCCAGGGGCACTTTTAACACTGTGAGGGGGTGAGAAGAAGCACGGGGCTCCATCCTGCACACCACCAGAACAcaaaatggtgggcagaacgcaGCAacaagctcctcccccccccctccccatactcctgtgattggtgcggtcactacgactggccaatcacagctgtcctggggggggggggggggttggcaacactgccacctcccaggaCAGTACGGAGGATGATTGGTgatgtatattacaccactggtCATCCTCCTtttccgggtcatcaggtcacatgtgacccgaatgacccggaatcgccagtctaaataacattttttttaaagtacgtcCATCGCCCCCTTccgcagacttgcattgagggggtggggttatgacgtcacaagctcccggatccagcgttcggaacagtttgttccaaatgctgagaagcagagtacccctttaaatttaacaaAGAATGAAaagaatgtttttatttttttatttttttcaggttTAAGTCACATCCGGTAATAAAGTCACATCCGGTAATAGTCACATCCGGTAATAAAGTCACATCCGGTAATAGTCACATCCGGTAATAAAGTCATATCCGATAAGTCATGTCTGGTGTTTTCTTTTATAGCCAATTTTTCAGTGGTTCTCCCCGTCTGTGTCAATTATTTCTTGCATTCTTGGGTGAATGAAAGAAAACCCACAGAATTCTGTTTTGTCCTTTGAATCCTTCTGGTCCTCACTGAAGGAGATGGGATCTTTCTTATTGAGAACCTTCGGATCAAAGTTGCTGATGTCACTTGGAGATTCCACTTTTGGCTTAAAAGGAGGCTCGACTTCTCTCCTCTCTAGTGCCGTCCAGTTTATAGCAGTAAAAAAGGGATGAAGCCTTATATCCTCGGTCACACCTAATCTTTTGGTTGGATCTTTCTCCAGCAGCTGTTGTAGGACGTCCCTTGATTCCTCAGTTATCCAGCTTGGATAGTTGGGCGTATCTTCTTTGATCAAATCAAAGGTCTCATGCATGTTCCGCCCATGGAATGGCAGCTTTCCTATCAGCATACTGTAGAGAAGAACGCCAAAGGCCCACCAGTCCACAGAGAAAGCGTAGCTTTGCCTAAGCAATATCTCTGGAGCCATGAACTCTGGAGTCCCACAGAATGAGTTGGCTTTTCTATCGTTGGAAATGTTCTCTATGCTCAGTCCAAAATCTGTGAGTTTGATGTGGCCGTCCTTATCCAACATTACGTTCTCCAATTTCAGATCCCTATGAATAATGTTCTTGGAGTGCAAAAACTGTAAGCCGGATGATATTTCAGCTCCATAGAAAGTAGCCCTGTGCAGATCAAATCTTCTCTGGTCATTCAGGTGACCGAGCAGGTCTCCTCCATTCAGCAGTTCCATCACAAAG
Above is a genomic segment from Hyla sarda isolate aHylSar1 chromosome 1, aHylSar1.hap1, whole genome shotgun sequence containing:
- the LOC130298248 gene encoding protein kinase C delta type-like: MELYIIAIPSGLFTLLVIGVIFYICIKKYKSTQHDDLEEVIVEKPTNKNQSSDDDNLEEVVIETPNNENQSAEDHNIEVIVEKPEDNQNVSASEKCISVDDFIFHNVLGKGSYGKVVLSALKGRNEFFAIKALKKRRVKKKEVPMMEKRILALAWDHPFLTCLYCSFQTNSHLFFVMELLNGGDLLGHLNDQRRFDLHRATFYGAEISSGLQFLHSKNIIHRDLKLENVMLDKDGHIKLTDFGLSIENISNDRKANSFCGTPEFMAPEILLRQSYAFSVDWWAFGVLLYSMLIGKLPFHGRNMHETFDLIKEDTPNYPSWITEESRDVLQQLLEKDPTKRLGVTEDIRLHPFFTAINWTALERREVEPPFKPKVESPSDISNFDPKVLNKKDPISFSEDQKDSKDKTEFCGFSFIHPRMQEIIDTDGENH